The sequence TGGGGTATGAGTGGGTAGCCCTCACTGTTTACTATTCTTCCATTGTTGTCTATCTTGAATGCGCCGCTTCTTGTGTAGGCTGTAGTGCCATCAGGCATTTGAATTTGGAAAAAACCATGCCCAGCTATGGCTATATCCAAAGGGTTTCCTGTCTCTTTGAAATTTCCTTGAGAGAAATTTTTTACAACAGCGGCAGGTTTTACACCCAATCCTATTTGAATTCCTGTTGGTTCTACGGTGTTTGCTGTAGATGCTACTCCGGGTTGCCTTACCATCTGGTATAACAAATCCTCAAAATCGGCTCTGCTGCGCTTAAATCCAACAGTGTTTACGTTTGCCAGATTGTTTGCAATTGTATCCACATTTAATTGTTGCGCCTCCATGCCTGTTGCGGCAGTCCATAAAGACCTAATCATTATTTACCTCCAATTATCCTACTTTGCTTAGGTTTCTTGCAATATCTGAGAGTAGCTCATTGCCTAATGAATCTATAACCCTTTGATATCGTTCAAAATTTCTCTGTGATTCTATGAGTTTTACCATTTCATTCACTATGGTTACATTACTCATCTCAAGATAGCCTTCTTTTAAAAATGTATTTGGTGCTGGTATAGGAGACTCTCCGTTTATAGGGCTAAACATGCTGTTTGGCTCTTTTTTTAGGTTCGTGTAGTTGGCAAAGTCTCTTATTGCTAATTTATCTATTCTTACACCATCTGAATACACCTCTCCGTCGTTTTTTATGAGGATTGTTTTGCCAGTGATTTTTATTAGCTTGTGGTTTATAAGATAGTTTTCACCAACTACCGGATATCCGGTGCCCCTTTGAATTAATATTCCATCTTTGTTTATTTCGAATTGGCCGTTTCTTGTGTATTGTATGCCTTTAGGTGCTAAAACCAAAAAAAATCCTTTGCCCTCCAATGCAAAATCTAATTTATTTCCCGTGTGTCTTAAGGGGCCTTGGGAAAAGTCTATGTAATTTGTATCCAGATGTGGGGTTGAGTTTTTTGTTTCGTTAATGAAATTCGCTGCTGCTTGGGTATCTGGAGGTATAGGTAGATTTGCATTAGCCATACCCCAAATTCTTGACCAGCTCTTAACATTTATGCCTTCTTTTTTAAAACCTGGGGTGTTGAGGTTTGCTATGTTATTTGTAATGTTATTAACTCTTTGCATTTCTATTACCATACCACCTGCAGCATCATAAACACCACTAAACATTTTTTCACCTCCCGCTGTATATTTAGCAAACGGTGTTCCTTTTAATGAGCTTGTCTATTGTGTGTTTTGGAATTATAATTATTCTGAAAATTGCCTTATAGGTTCTAATTGGGTGTTTAAGTGTTTTTTTAATAACGGGGAGGTGGAATGATTAGGTTTGTTAGCTTTACGCTAAAGACTGTTTTGAAGGATAGGTTATTCTTGTTAATTAGTTCTTTGATTTTGGTATATGCGTTTATACCTATTTTCAGTTATTTTTCCATGAGGCAACTGCAAGAGATATCCATAACCATGTCTATAACTCTAAATTCCTTTATATTACTTGTTCTTTCGATTTTTGGAGGAGTGTATACAATATGGCGCGATATAGAAAGGAAATACACATTCACGCTCTTGAGTTTGCCCGTTAAAAGATCATCCTATGTTGTTGGCAGATTCACAGGTTTTGCGGTTATAATGCTAATGATAACGACAATAGATTTCCTGCTCGGCATAGTGGCTATAAAAATTTCCGCAAGTTTCTATAAATCAAGCCTTCCTATCGTTTGGTTTAACATATTTTGCGCTTACTATTTTTCCCTTTTGAAATATATCTTGATTTTGGCTTTTGGTTTCCTTTTTGCGTCTTTCTCCACATCCTTCTTTACTCCAATATTCTCCACAATTCTCATGTATTTAGCTGGAAATTCCATTCAGGGCGTGTATGATTATATCTTAAAAAGCTCATCGGATGTATCAAGCTTGGTAAAAACCACGATAAAGTTTATCTATTATATCTTGCCAAACTTTTCTGCTTTTGATTTTACGGCCAACGCTGCCTATGCTTTGCATATATCACAAAAGAGTTTGCTAATAACTTTGGTTTATTTTGCAATCTATTTTGCCATTATCATGACACTTGCGATTATGATATTTTCTAAAAGGGATCTAACATGAAACTTAAAGGCTTGTCTGGATACTTTACTTACATAGTTTTCACTGCTCTATTGGTTTTATATGCTGTTTTTGCTCCAACTTTTCGGAACGACATGCTTAAACGACCTTTGTTTGAGAAACTTGGATACACCCCCCACGGAAAATTTTACAAGATAATTCTTGGTGAATTCAGGTGGTTTGTGGGCGAATATCTGTCTTTTAAGTCTATTATTTACTACGGCGACAAGGTGGATTTTATTAGAAAGAGGCAGTTTAGAAAGATTGAGTATTACAACCTTTATAGAACTATAGAGACATCGATTCTGCTTAATCCTTATAATGAGGATGCTTACTATTTTGCTCAGGCTACCTTTAGTTGGGATGTTGGACATGTAAAGGCCACAAACAGACTGCTTAAGTATGTCATGAAATATAGAACATGGGATTTTAAAGTTCCGTTTTTTTTAGGATTCAACTACGCTTATTTTCTAAAAGACTATAAAAAAGCCGCCTATTATTACAAAATAGCCTCTGAAATCTCAGGTTCCTCTTTGTTTACCAATTTAGCGGCGAGGTATTTTTATGAGGGTGGTCAAACTGCCCTTGCGATAAACTACCTAAAAACTATGATAAAGATAACGCGCAAGAAGAGTATAAAAAAGGTGTATGAGATAAGGTTAAAAGCGCTTGAGGGTATATATGAAATAGAAAGAGCAGTAAAAGCCTTCAGGCAGAAGTTTCACAGAAATCCAAAAGATATAAAAGTGCTTCTAAAGTATGGATTTTTGAAAAAAATTCCAAAAGACCCATACGGAGGGATTTATTACATAGACAAAGATGGCAGGGTAAAAACGACAAGTAATTTCGTATTCAAAAAACAGAAGGAGAAAAAATGGCACTGATAAGAGTTAACAGTCTGGAAAAAACATTCAGGCTAAAAACCAAGAGATTTAAAGCATTAAACGGTATGAGTTTTGAGATAGAACAGGGTGAGATTTTGGGATTTTTAGGTCCAAATGGCGCAGGCAAAAGCACCACGATAAAGATCATGATGGACTTGATTAGAGCAGATAGTGGCAGTGTTGAAATAGCTGGAGTTGATTCAAGAAACCCTGAAGCTAAAAAAAATATCGGTTTTATGCCTGAAAATCCCCAATATTTCGACACATTAACTGGGTTTGACCTGTTGATTTTTACGGCTTCTGTATTTGGTATAGATAAAAAACAGGCTTCCAAAAAGGCGTGGCAGTTGCTTGAGGAGTTTGGTTTAAAGGAAGCGGCAAAAAGACCTATTAGAAAGTACAGTAAAGGTATGATTCAGCGGGTGGGCTTTGCTGCCGCGTTAATCCATGAACCACAAATTCTGATATTGGACGAGCCGATGAGCGGTCTTGACCCGATAGGAAGGATATTGTTCAAAAATAAGATGAAGGAGTTAAACGAAAAGGGCGTAACCATATTTTTTAGCTCTCATATTATACCAGACATTGAAGACATCTGCTCAAGGGTTCTAATTGTCAACAAGGGAAAAGCAATAAAAAGTCTCACAAGGGAAGAGATTAAATTTATGACTACAACAGGGTTTAATGTGATAATAGACAGATGTATTGATGAGCTAAATTGCGCAAAAATATCAGGGAATTTATACTCCATTGAGAGCAAAAAAGATGAATTAATAGCGGTACTAAAGCGAATTGAAAGCTATAATGTAAAAATTGTTGACATTGAGCCTGTGAAGAAGGATTTAGAAGAGGTGTTTGTTGAATTAATTAAATAGGAAAAAGTTATTCTTGATTGGTTTTTTAATTTTTTCAATCTTGCCTGATTTTATAGTGTTTGCTTTGTCTTGATGAATAAATACATCGGGTGTTGAAAGATTGTAGATATGGTTTTGTTTGCAAAATATTAAATATTTAATGTTGATTTTATTCTATGAAAGAATATAATAAATAAAAATGAAAAGGGAGAAAAAAATGATTACGGCAAAAATGGGGGTTAAAGATTTAATAAGCAATTTAAATAAATTGAATGAGTTTGATTATATTGAGATTGAGGATAAAAAAAGCAAAAAATTAAAAGGGGTTTTTATTTCCGCAAAGCTTGCCATGGAATTTAAGAAGTTTTTGGAAGAGAAAAGTGATAAAGAAACAGAAGAGAAATTGAAAGCTTTTAGAAATATGATTAAACTATCAGATAGAAAAAATCCATTTTTAGAGCAATTTGACAAAGATGATCCTAAAATATTGCAAAAAGTGAAAGGTATGAGCGAGTGAAAGTTTTTGTTGATGCGAATATTTTTATAGACATTTTTAATGCTGATAGACCAATGCATAGGTTCAGTGTGGCCACATATGAATATCTCTTAAAAACAAGAAGTGAGATTTTTACAAGCTGTGATTTAATTACAACTATTTATTACATAGAGTCTAAAAGAGATAAATTACAGGCTCTTTTAAACATCCAGAATATGATCAAGACTTTGAAAATTATAGACTTTTCTAATACTGTAATAGAGGAAGTTTGTGAGTTGATGTTGAATTATAAGAACTATAAAGATTTTGAGGATGCTTTGCAATATGTTTTAGCTAAAAAGGAAAAGTGTGATTTGATAATTTCAAATGATAATGACTTTTACAGTCCTGATATTTTGACCTTGAGTTCTAAAGACTTTTATGAGAAATATTGTAAGCAATAAATAGAATTTAGTTGAAAAGCAATTTTTCAACCTATGGAGTGCAAAAGGAGTATTTGGTGTTTTTTGGGCTGGTTGAGTAAAAAATAAGTTTATTTTTGATCTTTTTTAATTTTTTCAGTCATAAGTCTAAATTGTTTTTGAAATTCCTCAACTTCCTTTTTGGAAGGCAAAAATGTGGATATTGGTTTTCCGGTTTTTAAAGATGCATATTTTACATTTATAAAATGTAATAGATTCCAGAGATATGGAGGATTAGGATTCATTTCTATTGCTTTATTTGCATGAAGTTTTGCTTCTTTTAAATTATCGTCAAACAGATATGCCAATGCAAGATAATATTCACTTAGCCAGATTTTATGGAGCTTTTCTAACTTTTTTGCCTCTTGCAAAATTTCTTTCTTTAATTTTTCCGCCTCTTTTTTATCTTTTGTCGTCATTTTTATGATTTTAATATCCTCTTTTATTAGGGGTATGTGGTTTATTCCTGTTGTAATTTTCAGATAATAGGGAACAGCTTTATAAATAAAGCGAGAAGATGCTATCCAAAAAAGGTAATCATCCTGCGAGGCTTTGTAAAGCAGATCCAGTTTTTTATCTATTTGCTTTGTTTTTGGTATTTTGAATGTAAAATAAACATCATTTTTTATGTGAGGAAATAGATATATTGTTGATAAAATATAAACTATAAATAGTATTATAATAAAGATATTCTTTGAAAAACCTTTAAGTGTAAAAAACCTGCTTTTATCCGCCAAAGCCAGGATAATAAAAAACAAGGTAAGCAAAGCCGGGTGACGCAATGGCCAAGATAGACCTGCCTGAACGATAAAAACCAAAATCAATGATGGAATTAAAAGGTTTTCTATGTTTTTTTCTTTTTTCAATACTTTGATATAATAAAATATAGTCATAAAGACGATGCTCAAAAAAGCAAAAATACCGAGTTCTTCAAGAATTTGAATAGGTTCGTTGTGTGCCCATGTAAAATTGCCAATAATATCAGAAGGAAATTTCAGTATTTTGCAGGATACTATTTGATAGGGGTCATTTAAAAATTTGAATGTTTCAAGGCCTGTGCCGAAAAATGGGTGCTTAAGCCACAGCAATATTGTTGCAAGCCAGATCATAAGACGCTGATCAACAGAGCTATCTCCAATCATACCTTGGTGGGCAAACTTGACAAAAGGTGAATATCTGTTAAAGAAGAATACAGCTATGTATGTAACAAACAGCATGATTAGCGTGTATTTTTCTTTTTTTGGCATATCAGGGCTAAAAAATCGTTTATGTATAAAGATGAATATAAAAACAGACAAAACGGCAAGCAAACCTGCTCTTGATGATGTGAGTGCCGCGGCAAATGTGAAAAAGACGTATATTATGAGTAGTTTAAGGAAGGTTTTCTTATCTGTTTGTTTTACTGTCCAGAAAGCTGTAATTATTAACCCTGTATTTATCAAAAGCGAGTTTAGGTTGGGTTGATATAGAAAACCGCCGATTGAGTGAACCGGTGTTATAAGTATAAAATATGGAACAATCTTTTGTCCAAAAAAATTAAGCGATTTTAAGCAAAATTCAAAATAACTATAAGCTGCATCAATGAAAGAAATTAAAAAGATACCTCCAATAATAGGATTGTCAAAAATAGGATGCCAAAAGGTTTTGTTTTTTTTATGGTTTGTGTTTGTGATTTTTAAACATAAGTCAGATTGTTCAAAAAATATAAAAACTATATATAAAATAAAAAGAAAATAGAGAAAAAGCATACCATCGAGTTTATAGTAGCCAAAATATGTATCAAAAAAGGAGTATATTAGAAAAATTAGAATAAAAAGTGATAAGCAAGAAAAGCAAATCTGTTTTATCATAAAAAAATAAAAGAATGCAACGAAAGAAAAGATGGAGATGATATGAAATTTAAGGCTTAATTTAAAAAACAGGTAAGAGCTTGTGGTAAAAGTTAAAGAAAAAAAGAACAATATAAAAAAAAGATATATACCACTCTTCCTTATTTTCATTACTGATTAATATCTATATTACAAATCAAAAAAGCCGGTGAATTTCATAATTCTACCGGCTTAGATTTAAATTTAATTAAAGTATTAGCTTATTCACCTAAAGTGCTCCACCCGCTGAAATTTACGCTAGATAAACCGCTTGCATTAGAGCCAGACACGAAATTACTAGTAGTGGTGGTATAATATATCTTGCTATATGCGCTTCCAGTTCCATATACTTTGCCGTTTCCTTTAGGGTTATATGTATCAGCTATGTAAAGAGAACCATCCCCTCCGCCGTAATAACCAGCTTCAACATTTGCGGAAAGATTAATATCTGTAGTATCAGTTCCTCCTAGTGTAAAAGCATAAACTCCAGAAGCAAAAAACGCCATAGAACAAACACTCATAAACAGTGCTAATATTTTTTTCATAATAATCGCCTCCTTGAATTAATATGGATAATGCATATTATCTGCGTAATATGCCTCTGCTGTTGTTTGAATGGTTTTCAAATCGCTTAATGCTGCTGAATCTTGAGCACTCCTTCTATACTTCGCATACTGCGGTATTGCTATAGCTGCCAAGATTGCAATAATTGCTACAACAACGAGCAACTCAATGAGTGTAAAACCCTTTTTGTTTCTAAATTCCCTCATACCTTAACCTCCTTTTCTCTTTCTTTTAGCCTAAGTTCACCTAATCCTTATATAAGCAAATACTTCCCTTTTTTAGAGAAATTTATCACCCCCTTTATCTTAAAATTCACGCTGTTAGAAATACCATTTCCAAATTAATTCTATCAGATTGACTCTTTTAAGTCAAACTTCCTGTTTTTGTAAAAGATCCGTTTCTTTGCATATTACTTTGTTAGTTAATTATAATATACCACTTTTGCATGTTGTCAAGTTTTTAGAATTAGACATTGGGTTTAAGGATGCAAATAGCATGCAGTATTTCTTGTTTTTCTCTTTTCTCATGGCTCTATTAATTCAACCCTTCTATTTTTAGATCTGCCTTCTTCTGTTTTGTTTGATGCTACTGGTGCTAAAGGTCCTACACCGAAAGCTTTTAATCTGTTTGGATTTATATTGTATTTTTTGACTAATTCATCAACAACGGCTTTGGCTCTTTTCTTTGATAGTTTCATATTGTAGTTTAGATCCCCTATGCTATCAGTATGCCCAACAACATACAGCTTTAAAGAGGGGTTTTCTTTTAATAATCTAGCTATTTCTTTTATAGTTGGTTCTGATGATGGTTTTATCGTTGCTTTGTTGAAATCAAAGTATATACCATATATTGGAACGTGTCCCTTTGTTTCTATCTCTTTTTTCATTGTTTTTGCGTTTATAATTTTTACAAGGCCTGTTTCTATCTGTTTGAGTTTTACTATACCTATCGCTGCTTTGCCTGGACGCCCTCTATAACCCTCGCCAACGTATACCATAATGTACTCGCTTTTATCTGGAGATTGGGCTGATATATAAAAGTGATCCTTGTTTTGCTCACTGCCAAAACCGTTTATGTCAGGGAAACCACAGTCTTTTTCTATGAAATATCGTATGTTTTTTGTTCTTAATTGGGCGAGGATATTAAAGTTTGCCTTTTTTAGTGCAAATTCATAATTTTTAAAAGCTTCAAACGCGCTTATATTGCCCGGTAGGCCATAAACAATTTTTTCAACTGCTCCATCAATTTCAACCTTCTTGCACTCATTAAGAGTGTATTCATTTAAGCCTCGAGGGGCTTTTAATATGTATAGTTCATCGAAATTCTTTTTTGTGTGATAAAGCACTTTGGAATTAGGGTAGGGTGTTATTATTAGATTTTCTTTGGCATTTACTGTGGCATTGGCGAAGAATATTATTAAAATTATTAAATTCAAAAGAACGACTTTTTCTCTCATATCACATCCTCCTTGATTTGTTTATTTAAATTATAGCAGAAAAATCAAAATTTGACATAGAATTTTTTTATGTTAAACTTTAAAAACAGTTTTAAAGGAGTCAAAATGAAAAAAATTATGAGAAAATTAAATATAGGTTTTCTATTTATATTTTCAGTATTTTTTGTTTATGGTTGCAACACATTTGATAATGGTGTGGTTACTGGATGGAATAACACTGCTCTTAAGGTTAAACATTCTCCCCCTCCACATGCCCCGGCGTGGGGTTATAGGGCTCAGCATCGCTATATTTACTATCCTGATGCATATGTTTATTTCGATATTGAAAGAAGCGTGTATTATTTCTTAAAAAATGGTCAGTGGTATGTTTCCCAATCCCTTCCAGCGTATTTTAAGCCTAAATTGAGTAGATCTGTTACGATTGAAATGGATACGGATAAACCGTATCTTTATTTCGATAAATATAAAGAAAAATACCCGCCGGCAAGATGGAAACAGAAAAGATATCATTCTCAAAAGCATGGCTTTAATTAAAGTTTGTAGCTTCTGGTGGTAAACATTTCTATGTTATTTATAATGCTGTCAAACAATAAGGCCAAAAGTGCAACGGATATAGTACCATATGCTATGAAGAATTGATTTTCGTTTATCAATCCTGAAATTATCAAAGCTCCAAGTCCACCGGCACCTACAACGGCACCAATGGCGGCAACTCCAACGTTTATTGTAGTGGTTGTTCTGATACCTGAGAGTATACTTGTAAGTGCGAGTGGTAGCTCTACTTTAATGAGCAAGTCCCATTCCGACATACCCATGCCTATACTGGCTTCTTTTATGCTTTTGTCTATCGATATGATGCCCGCTATGGTGTTTTGTATAATCGGGAAAAGCCCGTAAATAAACAGCGCTATGACTGTAGGCTTTATTCCAAAACCGACTGAGGAGACAGCCAAAGCCAAGACGGCAACAGGAGGAAAGGATTGGCTTATGGATGATATGAGATTAATGGGATAAAGCAGATTTTTACCAAAACTCCTTGTTGCCAAAATTCCAAGAGAAACACCTATAATGGTTGAGGCGCAAGTTGCTATAACAACCATTGCCACATGCTGAAAGGTTAGATAATACATAGACTCAGAATACGCGATTTTATAGTGTGAATGTATTAAAGAATTGAGAAAGTAGCCTATTTTATAAGCTGAGCTGTCAAATATAATAATCAAAAGTGCCAGAGAAAGCGTTTTTCTTGGAATAATCATGTTTTTGTGACAATGTCTGTAAGGCTTATCTCGCCTGTGAGTTTTCCGTTTTTATCACACACCGGTAGTGTTTTGACAGATTGTGCTACCATTTTTGATACGGCATCTTTTAATGTTTCGTTATCGTTAAGTGCAAATGTTTTGTGGTCTATTTCAGTGAACTGTTTAGCGTTTTCCGATAGATATATCCAGCCTTTGAGTATGCTTTTTTTATCAACAACCCATACATATTTTTTATTTGTTTGAATAACTTCTTCTTTCTCATCTTGTAAAACATAATCTGCTTTTTTCTTAAATTCCTTTACGAGTAATTTTGAGAGTTTCTTTAAGGCTCTATCTGAGCCCAAAAATGTTGCTATAAAACTGTTTTTTGGTTTTGAGAGCATATCCTGCGGTGAGTCTGTTTGGATAATTTGTCCGTCTTTGATTATTGCTATCCTTTGGCCTATCTTTATCGCTTCATCTATATCATGTGTTACAAACACTATAGTTTTTTTGAGCGTTTTGTGTATTTGGCATATTTGGTTCTGCAAGCGCGATTTTGTAATTGGATCTAGCGCTCCAAAGGGCTCATCCATCAAAACGATTGGTGGGTCGGCTGCCAATGCCCTTGCTATTCCCACTCTTTGCGCCTCGCCCCCGGATAACTGATGAGGGTATTTGTTTATATATTGTTCAGGCTCAAGCTCCACAAGTTCAAGCAGCTCATAAACCCTTCTTTCAGCCATACTTTTATCCATTTTTATAAGCTTTGGAACAATAAGTATATTATCTTTTACGCTCATATGAGGTAAAAGGCCTATGCTCTGAATAACATAGCCTATTTTTCGCCTTAGTTGTGTACCCTTAATTTTTGAAATGTTTTCGTTATTGATAAATATTTTACCAGCATCAGGGGTTTCCATTTTGTTTATCATTTTTAGAAGTGTGGTTTTTCCGCTTCCCGATGGCCCAATGAGCACAAAAAGCTCTCCTTTTTTTATCGTTAGGTTGATATTGTTTAAAACCGTGTGGTTGTTGAATGTTTTTGTTAAATCTACGATTTTAATCATATCCATTCATCCTTTTAGAGGCAAACATAATAATTACATTCATTATATATTCTGCTGTTATAGCTATAAAAACCAAAGGTAAAACACCGAGCATAATAAGGCTGCTTGACGCCTCTCCCAAGCCTTGAAAAATAAAAACGCCCAAGCCACCTGCGCCAATCAGTGCAGCCAAAGCCGCATTGCCTATTGTTTGAACAAGTGATATCTTTAAACCCGTTAGAATTTCTACTATGGCAAGGGGTATTTCAACCATAAAAAGCAACTGGATTCCGTTCATGCCCATCCCCATACTTGCCTGTTTTGCATCCTCAGGAACATTTCTTAAACCTGAGTAGATGTTTCTAACCAAAGG comes from Hippea maritima DSM 10411 and encodes:
- the flgG gene encoding flagellar basal-body rod protein FlgG, with translation MIRSLWTAATGMEAQQLNVDTIANNLANVNTVGFKRSRADFEDLLYQMVRQPGVASTANTVEPTGIQIGLGVKPAAVVKNFSQGNFKETGNPLDIAIAGHGFFQIQMPDGTTAYTRSGAFKIDNNGRIVNSEGYPLIPQITIPNDTVAINIGNDGTVSVLEAGQQTPSQIGQIQLAYFVNPAGLKAIGHNLYQETTASGTATVDNPGSNGLGTLEQGVLEMSNVSVVQEMVEMIAAQRAYETNAKAIQTSDEMLQTANNVKR
- a CDS encoding flagellar hook-basal body protein, coding for MFSGVYDAAGGMVIEMQRVNNITNNIANLNTPGFKKEGINVKSWSRIWGMANANLPIPPDTQAAANFINETKNSTPHLDTNYIDFSQGPLRHTGNKLDFALEGKGFFLVLAPKGIQYTRNGQFEINKDGILIQRGTGYPVVGENYLINHKLIKITGKTILIKNDGEVYSDGVRIDKLAIRDFANYTNLKKEPNSMFSPINGESPIPAPNTFLKEGYLEMSNVTIVNEMVKLIESQRNFERYQRVIDSLGNELLSDIARNLSKVG
- a CDS encoding ABC transporter permease, with product MIRFVSFTLKTVLKDRLFLLISSLILVYAFIPIFSYFSMRQLQEISITMSITLNSFILLVLSIFGGVYTIWRDIERKYTFTLLSLPVKRSSYVVGRFTGFAVIMLMITTIDFLLGIVAIKISASFYKSSLPIVWFNIFCAYYFSLLKYILILAFGFLFASFSTSFFTPIFSTILMYLAGNSIQGVYDYILKSSSDVSSLVKTTIKFIYYILPNFSAFDFTANAAYALHISQKSLLITLVYFAIYFAIIMTLAIMIFSKRDLT
- a CDS encoding ABC transporter ATP-binding protein, producing the protein MALIRVNSLEKTFRLKTKRFKALNGMSFEIEQGEILGFLGPNGAGKSTTIKIMMDLIRADSGSVEIAGVDSRNPEAKKNIGFMPENPQYFDTLTGFDLLIFTASVFGIDKKQASKKAWQLLEEFGLKEAAKRPIRKYSKGMIQRVGFAAALIHEPQILILDEPMSGLDPIGRILFKNKMKELNEKGVTIFFSSHIIPDIEDICSRVLIVNKGKAIKSLTREEIKFMTTTGFNVIIDRCIDELNCAKISGNLYSIESKKDELIAVLKRIESYNVKIVDIEPVKKDLEEVFVELIK
- a CDS encoding type II toxin-antitoxin system VapC family toxin, producing MKVFVDANIFIDIFNADRPMHRFSVATYEYLLKTRSEIFTSCDLITTIYYIESKRDKLQALLNIQNMIKTLKIIDFSNTVIEEVCELMLNYKNYKDFEDALQYVLAKKEKCDLIISNDNDFYSPDILTLSSKDFYEKYCKQ
- a CDS encoding O-antigen ligase family protein — protein: MLFLYFLFILYIVFIFFEQSDLCLKITNTNHKKNKTFWHPIFDNPIIGGIFLISFIDAAYSYFEFCLKSLNFFGQKIVPYFILITPVHSIGGFLYQPNLNSLLINTGLIITAFWTVKQTDKKTFLKLLIIYVFFTFAAALTSSRAGLLAVLSVFIFIFIHKRFFSPDMPKKEKYTLIMLFVTYIAVFFFNRYSPFVKFAHQGMIGDSSVDQRLMIWLATILLWLKHPFFGTGLETFKFLNDPYQIVSCKILKFPSDIIGNFTWAHNEPIQILEELGIFAFLSIVFMTIFYYIKVLKKEKNIENLLIPSLILVFIVQAGLSWPLRHPALLTLFFIILALADKSRFFTLKGFSKNIFIIILFIVYILSTIYLFPHIKNDVYFTFKIPKTKQIDKKLDLLYKASQDDYLFWIASSRFIYKAVPYYLKITTGINHIPLIKEDIKIIKMTTKDKKEAEKLKKEILQEAKKLEKLHKIWLSEYYLALAYLFDDNLKEAKLHANKAIEMNPNPPYLWNLLHFINVKYASLKTGKPISTFLPSKKEVEEFQKQFRLMTEKIKKDQK
- a CDS encoding type IV pilin protein — encoded protein: MREFRNKKGFTLIELLVVVAIIAILAAIAIPQYAKYRRSAQDSAALSDLKTIQTTAEAYYADNMHYPY
- a CDS encoding OmpA family protein, whose amino-acid sequence is MREKVVLLNLIILIIFFANATVNAKENLIITPYPNSKVLYHTKKNFDELYILKAPRGLNEYTLNECKKVEIDGAVEKIVYGLPGNISAFEAFKNYEFALKKANFNILAQLRTKNIRYFIEKDCGFPDINGFGSEQNKDHFYISAQSPDKSEYIMVYVGEGYRGRPGKAAIGIVKLKQIETGLVKIINAKTMKKEIETKGHVPIYGIYFDFNKATIKPSSEPTIKEIARLLKENPSLKLYVVGHTDSIGDLNYNMKLSKKRAKAVVDELVKKYNINPNRLKAFGVGPLAPVASNKTEEGRSKNRRVELIEP
- a CDS encoding ABC transporter permease, with amino-acid sequence MYYLTFQHVAMVVIATCASTIIGVSLGILATRSFGKNLLYPINLISSISQSFPPVAVLALAVSSVGFGIKPTVIALFIYGLFPIIQNTIAGIISIDKSIKEASIGMGMSEWDLLIKVELPLALTSILSGIRTTTTINVGVAAIGAVVGAGGLGALIISGLINENQFFIAYGTISVALLALLFDSIINNIEMFTTRSYKL
- a CDS encoding ABC transporter ATP-binding protein, with translation MIKIVDLTKTFNNHTVLNNINLTIKKGELFVLIGPSGSGKTTLLKMINKMETPDAGKIFINNENISKIKGTQLRRKIGYVIQSIGLLPHMSVKDNILIVPKLIKMDKSMAERRVYELLELVELEPEQYINKYPHQLSGGEAQRVGIARALAADPPIVLMDEPFGALDPITKSRLQNQICQIHKTLKKTIVFVTHDIDEAIKIGQRIAIIKDGQIIQTDSPQDMLSKPKNSFIATFLGSDRALKKLSKLLVKEFKKKADYVLQDEKEEVIQTNKKYVWVVDKKSILKGWIYLSENAKQFTEIDHKTFALNDNETLKDAVSKMVAQSVKTLPVCDKNGKLTGEISLTDIVTKT